The proteins below are encoded in one region of Campylobacter rectus:
- the ttdA gene encoding L(+)-tartrate dehydratase subunit alpha: protein MDKEKAAQKMTEVMAKFVGYTGKVLPDDVTAKLSELSERETQPLAKEIYKTMFENQRLAKQLDRPSCQDTGVIQFFVRCGANFPLIGELEELLREAVLRATREAPLRHNSVETFDEYNTGKNVGKGTPSVFWEIMPQSSECEIHTYMAGGGCSLPGKATVLMPGMGYEGVVKFVMDIMTSYGINACPPLLVGVGIGTSIDVASLLSKKALMRPLGSHNPNDRAALTEKLLEEGINKIGLGPQGMSGASSVMGVHIQNCARHPSVIAVAVNVGCWSHRKGHIIWDAGLNFAVKSHKEFAL, encoded by the coding sequence ATGGATAAAGAAAAAGCCGCGCAAAAGATGACCGAGGTCATGGCGAAATTCGTCGGCTACACGGGCAAGGTGCTGCCCGACGACGTGACGGCAAAGCTGAGCGAGCTTAGTGAGCGCGAGACGCAGCCGCTGGCAAAAGAGATCTACAAAACGATGTTTGAAAACCAGCGCCTTGCAAAGCAGCTAGATCGTCCATCCTGCCAGGATACGGGCGTGATCCAGTTTTTCGTGCGCTGCGGAGCGAACTTCCCGCTCATCGGCGAGCTTGAGGAGCTACTGCGAGAGGCTGTACTGCGAGCGACGCGCGAAGCTCCGCTGCGTCACAACAGCGTCGAGACATTTGACGAGTACAACACCGGCAAAAACGTCGGCAAGGGCACGCCTAGCGTATTTTGGGAGATCATGCCGCAAAGCAGCGAGTGTGAGATCCACACCTACATGGCGGGCGGCGGCTGTAGCCTGCCCGGCAAGGCAACCGTGCTGATGCCGGGCATGGGCTACGAAGGCGTCGTGAAATTCGTCATGGATATCATGACGAGCTACGGCATAAACGCCTGTCCGCCGCTGCTAGTTGGCGTGGGCATCGGCACCTCGATCGACGTGGCGTCCCTACTATCTAAAAAAGCGCTGATGAGACCGCTAGGCTCGCATAATCCAAACGACCGAGCCGCGCTAACCGAAAAGCTGCTCGAAGAGGGCATCAATAAAATCGGCCTGGGCCCGCAAGGCATGAGCGGCGCGAGCTCCGTGATGGGCGTGCATATACAAAACTGCGCCCGCCACCCAAGCGTCATCGCCGTCGCCGTAAACGTGGGCTGCTGGTCGCACCGCAAAGGCCACATCATCTGGGACGCGGGGCTAAATTTTGCCGTAAAATCGCACAAGGAGTTCGCGCTATGA
- a CDS encoding MFS transporter: MVDHLIARRAPSADKQRLSSHRYAGFSTSLAMVLGLPLGRVVGELLGWRITFFAIGALAAAETLFLCKILPFLLSRRAGSLASLPMLAKRPLLLALYLLTFLIVGAHFTTYSYIEPFVAKFNLAGNHFATYVPLAFSASGIAASVLFSKLYRSFANAFLICSILFIPASVLRLKAFVAEGAALLLAAFVWGVGIFGFGLCL, encoded by the coding sequence TTGGTCGATCACCTCATCGCTCGTCGTGCGCCTAGCGCCGATAAACAAAGGCTCTCAAGCCATCGGTATGCTGGCTTTAGCACTTCGCTTGCGATGGTTTTAGGGCTTCCTTTGGGGCGCGTGGTCGGTGAGCTTTTGGGCTGGAGGATTACGTTTTTCGCAATCGGCGCGCTTGCGGCGGCAGAGACGCTGTTTCTTTGTAAAATTTTACCGTTTTTGCTAAGCCGCCGCGCGGGCTCTCTTGCGAGTCTGCCGATGCTAGCAAAGCGCCCGCTGCTGCTTGCTTTGTATCTGCTGACGTTTTTGATCGTAGGCGCGCATTTTACGACATATAGCTACATAGAGCCATTTGTGGCGAAATTTAACCTCGCGGGCAATCACTTCGCAACCTACGTCCCGCTTGCATTCAGCGCTTCGGGCATCGCCGCGAGCGTGCTTTTTTCAAAGCTTTACCGCTCATTTGCGAACGCCTTTTTGATCTGCTCTATCCTCTTTATCCCAGCCTCGGTGCTGAGGCTAAAAGCTTTTGTCGCAGAGGGCGCAGCACTGCTGCTCGCGGCTTTCGTTTGGGGAGTGGGGATTTTTGGCTTCGGGCTTTGCTTGTAG
- a CDS encoding YcxB family protein yields MSNLKAEFELKPSAEYKKTAREVGKIVYKGDKFMRYISLCDFAAIIIGMIFITLLCVKFYINDLGCLLEDYGYEGAAILPYLAWIGAFLTVLYATGLRPWLLIRTMLSKANYGEFGQKSVILEDGFFVQKSKFGEGRYFYNIISDARYAGEFVVVIIANSMFCTVPREAFADGGAEFLSEIKKHAGLDA; encoded by the coding sequence ATGTCAAATTTGAAAGCCGAATTTGAACTAAAGCCTAGCGCCGAGTATAAAAAGACGGCGCGCGAGGTGGGAAAGATCGTTTATAAGGGCGATAAATTTATGCGCTATATCAGCCTTTGCGACTTTGCGGCGATCATTATCGGGATGATTTTTATCACGCTTTTGTGCGTCAAATTTTACATCAACGACCTTGGCTGCTTGCTTGAGGATTACGGTTATGAAGGCGCGGCGATCTTGCCCTATCTTGCGTGGATAGGCGCGTTTTTGACGGTGCTTTACGCCACGGGGCTGCGACCTTGGCTGCTGATTCGCACTATGCTAAGCAAAGCAAACTACGGCGAATTCGGGCAAAAAAGCGTGATCTTAGAGGATGGGTTTTTCGTGCAAAAAAGCAAATTCGGCGAAGGCAGATATTTTTATAACATCATCAGCGACGCGCGATATGCGGGCGAGTTTGTCGTCGTTATCATCGCAAACTCTATGTTTTGTACCGTGCCGCGCGAGGCCTTCGCAGACGGCGGGGCGGAGTTTTTAAGCGAGATAAAAAAGCACGCGGGACTAGACGCGTAA
- a CDS encoding arylesterase, which produces MRKFYMILLVALVALSIAACGGKGKERPLPAGSVVVALGDSITQGVGASEQTAWPALLARSSGWRVINAGVSGDDSAQALARLPALLREYKPALVIVSIGGNDFLRAQSSSVTRANIAAVLRTVKESGSRAVLIGVPKPTVGAALGIFSDHELYKELAKEYGVPLLSGAWGDVMKQSRLMSDQIHPNAAGYAEFAAHLEKFLRKQGFLR; this is translated from the coding sequence ATGAGAAAATTTTACATGATATTGCTTGTCGCGCTCGTTGCGCTATCTATCGCAGCTTGCGGCGGCAAGGGCAAAGAACGCCCGCTACCGGCCGGCAGCGTCGTGGTGGCTTTGGGCGACTCGATCACGCAGGGAGTGGGCGCGAGCGAACAGACCGCGTGGCCTGCGCTTTTGGCGCGCTCAAGCGGCTGGCGGGTGATAAACGCGGGAGTTTCGGGCGACGATAGCGCTCAGGCTTTGGCGCGTTTGCCCGCGCTTTTGCGAGAATATAAACCCGCGCTCGTAATAGTTAGCATCGGCGGCAACGACTTTTTGCGCGCTCAGTCAAGCTCCGTTACGCGCGCCAATATCGCCGCCGTCTTGCGCACGGTAAAAGAGAGCGGTAGCCGCGCCGTGCTGATCGGCGTCCCAAAGCCCACCGTCGGTGCGGCTCTTGGGATATTTAGCGATCACGAGCTGTATAAGGAGCTGGCGAAGGAATACGGCGTGCCTTTGCTCTCCGGCGCGTGGGGCGACGTGATGAAACAAAGCCGCCTGATGTCCGATCAGATCCACCCAAATGCTGCGGGCTACGCGGAATTTGCCGCGCATCTAGAAAAATTTCTGCGCAAACAGGGGTTTTTGCGGTGA
- a CDS encoding GntR family transcriptional regulator produces the protein MIYDNSSRPMTTTEFIVHSLSREILNGKIKSGSRLTQNEISKKFNVSQTPAREALKILTAEGLISFDPYKGAIVKGLCYKDAKEIYDLRILLEPKLISDGFAKYSKECLKKASEIQQKIEECKDLNEWALLNADFHRCFWQSEAGSRAFAIVENLISAAIPYVSLSLLYKKSHIKSSNAEHRAILGAYEEKNLEKLIRLSVEHTAKTREILEDAINSVL, from the coding sequence ATGATATATGATAACTCGAGCCGTCCTATGACCACGACGGAATTTATCGTTCACAGCCTAAGTCGGGAGATTTTAAACGGCAAGATCAAATCCGGAAGCAGGCTCACGCAAAATGAAATTTCAAAAAAATTTAACGTCAGCCAAACGCCCGCGAGAGAAGCTCTAAAGATCCTTACCGCCGAAGGTCTGATAAGCTTTGATCCGTATAAAGGCGCGATCGTAAAGGGGCTTTGTTACAAAGACGCAAAAGAAATTTACGATTTGAGAATTTTACTAGAGCCCAAGCTGATCTCGGACGGATTTGCGAAATATAGCAAGGAGTGTCTCAAAAAGGCATCGGAGATACAACAAAAGATAGAAGAGTGCAAAGATCTAAACGAATGGGCGCTGCTAAATGCCGATTTCCACAGATGCTTTTGGCAAAGCGAGGCGGGCAGCAGGGCGTTTGCGATCGTGGAAAATTTAATATCGGCGGCGATCCCTTACGTATCGCTTTCGTTGCTGTATAAAAAATCGCATATCAAATCGTCCAATGCCGAACACAGAGCGATCCTGGGCGCCTACGAGGAGAAAAATTTAGAAAAATTGATCAGGCTTAGCGTCGAACACACCGCCAAAACAAGAGAAATTTTAGAGGATGCGATAAATAGCGTCCTTTAA
- a CDS encoding type 1 glutamine amidotransferase family protein, whose amino-acid sequence MGGMEATSNKLSWEWVTSEAQSVRWIRAARWCVSGKIYTSSGVSAGIDAALGFIADMHGRNEAQRIAVTMEYVYNSDKNAELF is encoded by the coding sequence TTGGGCGGCATGGAGGCTACGAGTAACAAGCTATCGTGGGAGTGGGTGACCTCGGAGGCTCAGAGCGTGCGCTGGATACGTGCGGCCAGGTGGTGCGTTAGCGGGAAAATTTACACGAGCTCGGGCGTGAGTGCTGGTATCGATGCGGCTCTGGGTTTTATCGCAGATATGCACGGGCGAAACGAAGCCCAGAGGATCGCCGTAACGATGGAGTATGTCTACAATAGCGATAAAAACGCGGAGTTGTTTTGA
- a CDS encoding ribosomal maturation YjgA family protein, with translation MREENLREQKSAAKLAQKPQTRQSTRTRLAFLAAAVLILAAEIYIAICVKGGFMRHYAGDVLAVILLYALARATFGAPPSNLPLKIFAFAAALELAQYLGAVQILGIENKILKVMIGGTLDFADLLCYAAGCVLAGAYEKFESKNRQRRSDG, from the coding sequence TTGCGAGAGGAAAATTTAAGAGAGCAAAAAAGTGCCGCAAAGCTCGCGCAAAAGCCGCAAACGAGGCAAAGCACGCGAACGAGGCTAGCGTTTTTAGCCGCGGCGGTCCTGATTTTGGCGGCTGAAATTTACATCGCGATCTGCGTAAAGGGCGGCTTCATGCGCCACTACGCGGGCGACGTTTTGGCCGTCATCTTGCTTTATGCGCTTGCGAGGGCTACATTTGGCGCGCCGCCGTCAAATTTGCCGCTTAAAATTTTCGCGTTTGCGGCGGCTTTGGAGCTCGCGCAGTATTTGGGAGCCGTGCAAATTTTAGGCATAGAAAATAAAATTTTAAAAGTAATGATCGGCGGGACGTTAGACTTCGCCGATCTGCTCTGCTACGCTGCGGGCTGCGTGCTAGCGGGCGCGTATGAAAAATTTGAAAGTAAAAACCGGCAAAGGAGAAGCGATGGATAA
- a CDS encoding DJ-1/PfpI family protein — MKAVNVLLYEGFTTMDALGPAEVLSRAREDERKCYEIEYFSVFGGLVGSSTSAKIWTRKLDEIAKFDILLVPGGFAARELAHEGEFIAILGELAHRHDRVITVCTGSVLLAKTGLLDGMEATSNKLSWQWVTSEAQSVRWIRAARWCVSGKFYTSSGVSAGIDAALGFIADMHGRNEAQRIAVTMEYVYNSDKNAELF, encoded by the coding sequence ATGAAGGCGGTGAACGTTTTGCTTTACGAGGGATTTACTACGATGGACGCTTTGGGGCCTGCAGAGGTGCTATCTCGGGCGCGAGAAGACGAGCGAAAATGCTACGAGATAGAGTATTTTTCGGTTTTTGGCGGGCTCGTGGGCAGCAGTACGAGCGCTAAAATTTGGACGCGAAAGCTAGATGAGATAGCTAAATTTGATATTTTGCTGGTGCCGGGCGGTTTTGCGGCTAGAGAGCTTGCGCATGAGGGCGAGTTTATCGCTATTTTGGGCGAGCTAGCGCACAGACACGATCGCGTGATCACGGTGTGCACGGGCTCGGTTTTGCTAGCTAAAACAGGACTTTTGGACGGTATGGAGGCTACGAGTAACAAGCTATCGTGGCAGTGGGTGACCTCAGAGGCTCAGAGCGTGCGCTGGATACGTGCGGCCAGGTGGTGCGTTAGCGGGAAATTTTACACTAGCTCGGGCGTGAGCGCGGGTATCGATGCGGCTCTGGGTTTTATCGCAGATATGCACGGGCGAAACGAAGCCCAGAGGATCGCCGTGACGATGGAGTATGTCTACAATAGCGATAAAAACGCGGAGTTGTTTTAA
- a CDS encoding citrate transporter, protein MLVAAQCVMVLTLLLMISGKTPLYTTAIVGSAISTLVAGFPITGGKEVVSLMSLVNGGLNPVIADMTGILMFIGVMQTSGFMDVIIRNIVRLGNKLGGGAGVATAGGIAAGVIGMLTGFTQPAITAVITGTASTKLGVDPNRSAGIHGHAGILGNYGGFTHPTQVAVIAVTNIGFGLINVIGTLVSLCVFACALFRLKRIQRKDGISISKEEIEKISKEFEINDSGISVWRAFLPFMMLFAGFILGYPVFIVGIASAIFTILLSILSFQKGENDMLEGVSKIATPLVATIGFLFMSGVIKQIGLAAVIGEIFTPMLTHAPLQSMLLVSALAGLVTQSNAASVAITIPFLQAALALGTATPLSLAVMAAGGSAMLQYYLTGGPVAALATVIPVIPNSELKAANKFQRPNMLFGLAVLFALSFVFSIF, encoded by the coding sequence ATGCTAGTTGCAGCGCAATGCGTTATGGTTTTAACGCTATTGTTAATGATAAGCGGCAAAACGCCGCTATATACTACGGCCATAGTCGGATCGGCCATTAGCACTTTGGTAGCCGGTTTTCCCATTACCGGCGGCAAAGAAGTCGTTTCTTTAATGTCTTTAGTTAATGGCGGATTAAATCCGGTAATAGCCGATATGACGGGAATTTTAATGTTCATAGGCGTGATGCAAACGAGCGGTTTTATGGACGTTATCATTCGCAACATAGTAAGGCTGGGCAACAAACTAGGCGGCGGCGCCGGAGTCGCTACCGCAGGCGGTATAGCCGCAGGAGTTATCGGGATGCTTACCGGCTTTACGCAGCCTGCGATTACCGCCGTCATCACGGGAACGGCATCTACTAAGCTAGGCGTAGATCCGAACAGATCGGCGGGTATCCACGGGCACGCAGGCATTTTAGGCAACTACGGCGGCTTTACGCATCCGACGCAAGTCGCCGTCATAGCCGTTACGAATATCGGCTTTGGGCTCATAAACGTAATCGGCACGCTAGTTTCTCTTTGCGTCTTTGCCTGCGCATTATTTAGATTGAAAAGAATACAGAGAAAAGATGGAATTTCGATCTCTAAAGAGGAGATAGAGAAAATTTCAAAAGAATTTGAAATAAACGATAGCGGAATTTCGGTTTGGAGGGCCTTTTTGCCTTTTATGATGCTGTTTGCGGGCTTTATCCTCGGATATCCGGTCTTTATCGTAGGCATTGCAAGCGCTATTTTTACGATCCTTCTGTCCATCTTGAGCTTTCAAAAGGGCGAGAACGATATGCTCGAAGGAGTTAGTAAAATCGCCACTCCTTTAGTCGCGACGATAGGATTTTTGTTTATGAGCGGCGTCATTAAACAAATCGGTCTAGCTGCCGTCATCGGCGAAATTTTTACCCCTATGCTTACTCATGCGCCGCTTCAAAGTATGCTTTTAGTCTCGGCTTTAGCGGGGCTGGTTACGCAAAGCAATGCGGCGTCCGTAGCCATAACCATACCTTTCTTGCAAGCCGCTCTTGCGCTAGGCACTGCAACTCCGCTATCGCTAGCCGTCATGGCTGCGGGCGGTAGCGCGATGCTGCAGTATTATCTAACCGGCGGTCCGGTCGCGGCGCTTGCGACGGTTATCCCGGTTATTCCAAATTCCGAGCTTAAAGCGGCAAACAAATTTCAGCGCCCGAATATGTTGTTTGGACTAGCGGTTTTGTTTGCGCTATCTTTTGTTTTTTCTATTTTTTAA
- a CDS encoding asparaginase, giving the protein MSKSKISIGALGGTICMSACGNEGGVKPSFSADDLIAAVPALKDMAEIKAQTILALPSGSLKIDDLVSVYKWAKEQIKNGSRGVVITQGTDTLEESAFFLNLIWDEAVPLVITGAMRNADDISADGAGNIYAATIVALEPESRNRGVLVVLNDTIHSAKWAHKSNTFSLQTFVSVNAGVQGLVVEGRAKYLSCAVSRKIYPLPAKAFPKVAVVQSYLDNDGQIIALVGKSEFDGVVIDGFGAGHVSFGMMDEIKKLKIPVVVSSRTGSGMCATKTYGYKGSEIDLQSSGCVMSGWLSAIKARLLLMILIADEIPPQEIKNEFENF; this is encoded by the coding sequence ATGTCAAAATCTAAAATTTCAATCGGCGCGTTGGGCGGGACTATCTGCATGAGCGCTTGCGGCAACGAAGGCGGAGTAAAACCTAGCTTTAGCGCCGACGATCTGATCGCCGCCGTCCCCGCGCTAAAAGATATGGCCGAGATAAAGGCGCAGACCATACTCGCCCTGCCGAGCGGTAGCTTGAAGATAGATGATCTCGTGTCGGTTTATAAATGGGCGAAAGAACAGATCAAAAACGGATCTCGGGGCGTCGTAATAACGCAAGGAACCGACACTTTGGAGGAGAGCGCGTTTTTCTTAAATTTGATATGGGACGAGGCCGTTCCGCTAGTGATAACGGGCGCTATGCGAAATGCCGACGATATAAGCGCCGACGGCGCGGGTAATATATATGCGGCGACAATCGTCGCGCTCGAGCCGGAGAGTAGAAACAGAGGCGTTTTGGTAGTGTTAAACGATACCATCCATAGCGCTAAATGGGCGCATAAAAGCAATACCTTTTCGCTGCAAACTTTCGTATCCGTAAATGCGGGGGTTCAAGGCTTAGTAGTCGAGGGTCGCGCCAAATACCTATCCTGCGCCGTAAGTAGAAAAATTTATCCCCTTCCAGCTAAAGCCTTTCCGAAAGTAGCCGTAGTACAAAGCTATTTAGATAACGACGGGCAGATTATAGCGCTCGTAGGAAAATCCGAATTTGACGGCGTCGTTATAGACGGGTTTGGGGCGGGACACGTATCGTTTGGGATGATGGATGAGATAAAAAAGCTAAAAATCCCCGTCGTCGTATCCTCTAGGACGGGCAGCGGGATGTGCGCGACCAAAACCTACGGATACAAAGGCTCCGAGATCGATCTGCAAAGCAGCGGATGCGTGATGTCGGGCTGGCTATCCGCGATCAAAGCGAGGTTGCTGCTTATGATTTTGATCGCCGATGAAATACCGCCGCAAGAGATAAAAAACGAATTTGAAAATTTTTAA
- the ttdB gene encoding L(+)-tartrate dehydratase subunit beta: MSKKILTTPIKAEDLADIKIGDVIYLTGHIVTCRDVPHRRVVQEGRELPLDIRGGAILHAGPIIRKTGEKSFEMVSVGPTTSMRMEKFEREFIAKTGVRLIVGKGGMGEGTMSGCKEFGAIHCVFPAGCAVVAATQVEEIESADWTELGMPETLWKCRVKEFGPLIVSIDAHGNNLFEQNKVKFNEKKDAALAEILPQVGFIK; encoded by the coding sequence ATGAGTAAGAAAATTTTAACCACGCCGATCAAGGCCGAGGATCTGGCGGATATCAAGATCGGCGACGTCATATACCTCACGGGGCACATCGTCACCTGCCGCGACGTGCCGCACAGACGCGTCGTGCAGGAGGGTCGCGAGCTGCCGCTAGATATCAGGGGTGGCGCGATCCTGCACGCAGGGCCGATCATCAGAAAAACGGGCGAAAAAAGCTTTGAGATGGTCTCGGTCGGACCTACGACTAGCATGCGGATGGAGAAATTCGAGCGCGAGTTTATCGCCAAAACTGGCGTGCGCCTGATAGTGGGCAAAGGCGGCATGGGCGAAGGCACGATGAGCGGCTGCAAGGAGTTTGGCGCGATACACTGCGTATTTCCCGCGGGCTGCGCGGTGGTCGCCGCGACGCAGGTCGAGGAGATCGAGAGCGCGGACTGGACGGAGCTTGGGATGCCTGAGACGCTGTGGAAGTGTCGCGTGAAGGAGTTTGGCCCGCTCATCGTCTCCATAGACGCGCACGGAAATAATCTTTTTGAGCAGAACAAGGTCAAATTTAACGAGAAAAAGGACGCGGCGCTGGCTGAAATTTTACCGCAGGTCGGGTTTATAAAATAG
- the polA gene encoding DNA polymerase I, protein MSQKTLTIIDTFGFFFRLYYAMSGLKNREGKPSGMVSGFASFIMNLRQEFASDYIIFALDSKGKTLRHEILGDYKANRSEPPAALKEQLPVCIEMIEKMGLAAVSREGYEADDIIASVVKECKQRGIFVRIVTHDKDLYQLIEDGKVSIYSPQSKIDHDSASCIEKYGVPPSCIRDFLAIAGDSSDNIPGVKGIGAVGAKKLLNEFGNLENIYENLPLVRNERIRGMLAEGRESAFLSKRLTSLFDDVPDVLDLKRAEFPEQNPLVKVADTLREYDLNRLLKALQNSQDAGENAEFKLGFNARLLTDEGEIERLLANIDADTLVAFDTETTDVDTQNARLVGFSFCFNDDEAYYAPVAHEYLGAPRQVSEKFAAWAISQIYKGCVIGQNLKYDFKVVKRNLGLEPPVNFKDTMILAWLMDPGSSVGMDALAKRLYDYDTIKFEDVVKRGETFASVALENAAKYAAEDAWITLKFYKSFLNLLDPELLELADTHEFAFILTLFDMEREGIAINREKMQNLILKNDAKIKALTAEIYELTGENFNINSVKQLGSVLFEHLKLPVKKKTKTGYSTDEAVLAELIEEHPVISKLLEYRELYKLQSTYCEPLLNLAKKDANSRIYTNFIQTGTSTGRLSSKNPNLQNIPARGNLAKDVRGCFEAKSGFSFVGLDYSQIELRLLAHFSRDEALLRAFANDEDIHARTAISIFGSAEGQNRAVAKSINFGLIYGMGSSKLAGQVGITRAEAKEYIERYFKAFPTIKGFLEGIKTAAKNEGFVRTLLGRKRLFDFTTATPMQTAMYEREAVNTIFQGSAADIIKMAMVKIRPLLSSRARMLLQIHDELIFEVQDGYAEEFGAAAQKIMQEIYKLNVPLKTSLNVAKDWGELK, encoded by the coding sequence ATGAGCCAAAAAACGCTAACGATCATCGACACTTTCGGGTTTTTTTTCAGACTTTACTACGCGATGAGCGGGCTAAAAAACCGCGAAGGCAAGCCAAGCGGCATGGTGAGCGGCTTTGCTAGCTTTATTATGAACCTGCGTCAGGAGTTTGCCAGCGACTATATCATCTTCGCGCTAGATAGCAAGGGTAAAACGCTGCGCCACGAGATCCTGGGCGATTATAAAGCCAACCGCTCCGAGCCGCCCGCCGCGCTAAAAGAGCAGCTGCCCGTGTGCATCGAAATGATAGAAAAAATGGGCCTAGCCGCCGTGAGCCGCGAAGGCTACGAGGCTGACGACATCATCGCTAGCGTCGTAAAGGAGTGCAAGCAGCGGGGTATATTTGTGCGCATAGTGACGCACGATAAAGACCTCTATCAGCTCATCGAGGACGGCAAAGTGAGCATCTATAGCCCCCAAAGCAAGATCGACCACGATAGTGCTAGCTGCATAGAAAAATACGGCGTTCCGCCAAGCTGCATACGCGATTTTCTCGCGATCGCGGGCGATAGCTCTGATAATATCCCCGGCGTCAAAGGCATCGGCGCGGTCGGCGCGAAAAAGCTACTAAACGAATTCGGCAATCTAGAAAACATCTACGAAAACCTGCCGCTAGTGCGAAACGAACGTATCCGCGGGATGCTTGCCGAGGGCCGAGAGAGCGCGTTTTTGAGCAAGCGCTTAACCTCGCTCTTTGACGATGTGCCTGACGTGCTCGATCTAAAAAGGGCGGAATTTCCCGAGCAAAATCCGCTCGTAAAGGTCGCCGATACTCTTCGCGAATACGATCTAAACCGCCTTTTAAAAGCGCTACAAAACAGCCAAGACGCGGGCGAAAACGCGGAATTTAAGCTCGGCTTTAACGCGCGGCTTTTAACGGACGAGGGCGAGATCGAACGACTGCTGGCAAATATAGACGCGGACACGCTCGTGGCCTTTGACACCGAGACCACGGATGTCGATACGCAAAACGCCCGCCTGGTCGGCTTTAGCTTTTGCTTTAACGACGACGAGGCCTACTACGCGCCCGTGGCGCACGAGTATCTGGGCGCGCCGAGGCAAGTAAGCGAGAAATTTGCCGCTTGGGCGATCTCGCAAATTTACAAAGGCTGCGTGATCGGGCAAAATTTAAAGTACGATTTTAAGGTCGTAAAGCGAAATCTAGGGCTTGAGCCGCCCGTAAATTTTAAAGATACGATGATACTAGCATGGCTCATGGATCCGGGCTCTAGCGTGGGTATGGACGCGCTAGCCAAACGGCTCTACGACTACGACACGATCAAATTTGAAGACGTGGTAAAGCGCGGCGAGACCTTCGCGTCCGTGGCGCTGGAAAACGCGGCAAAATACGCCGCCGAGGACGCGTGGATAACGCTGAAGTTTTACAAAAGCTTTTTAAATTTGCTTGATCCCGAGCTGCTCGAGCTTGCCGATACGCACGAGTTTGCGTTCATCCTCACGCTTTTTGATATGGAGCGCGAGGGCATCGCGATAAACCGCGAAAAAATGCAAAATTTGATCCTAAAAAACGACGCTAAGATCAAGGCCTTGACCGCCGAAATTTACGAGCTAACGGGCGAAAATTTTAATATCAACTCCGTTAAGCAGCTAGGCTCGGTGCTGTTTGAACACCTAAAACTACCCGTAAAGAAAAAGACAAAAACGGGCTACAGCACCGACGAGGCCGTGCTAGCTGAGCTCATCGAGGAGCACCCTGTCATCTCTAAGCTGCTTGAATACCGCGAGCTATATAAGCTGCAAAGCACCTACTGCGAACCGCTGCTAAATTTGGCCAAAAAAGACGCTAATAGCAGGATATACACGAACTTTATCCAGACGGGAACGAGCACGGGCAGACTCTCGTCTAAAAATCCGAACCTGCAAAATATCCCGGCTCGCGGCAATCTAGCTAAGGACGTGCGAGGCTGCTTTGAGGCTAAAAGCGGCTTTAGCTTTGTAGGCCTTGACTATAGCCAGATCGAGCTGCGACTGCTCGCGCATTTTAGCCGCGACGAGGCGCTTTTGCGGGCGTTTGCGAACGACGAGGACATCCACGCGCGCACGGCGATTAGTATATTCGGCAGTGCCGAGGGGCAAAACCGCGCAGTGGCAAAGAGTATAAATTTCGGCCTCATCTACGGCATGGGCTCGAGCAAGCTAGCGGGGCAAGTCGGCATCACGCGCGCCGAAGCAAAGGAGTATATCGAACGCTATTTTAAAGCTTTCCCTACGATAAAGGGCTTTTTAGAAGGGATAAAAACCGCGGCCAAAAACGAGGGTTTCGTGCGCACGCTGCTGGGCAGGAAGCGGCTGTTTGACTTTACTACCGCGACGCCGATGCAAACGGCTATGTACGAGCGCGAGGCGGTAAATACGATATTTCAAGGCTCGGCTGCGGATATCATCAAAATGGCGATGGTAAAAATTCGCCCGCTTTTAAGCTCGCGCGCTAGAATGCTTTTGCAGATACACGACGAGCTGATTTTCGAGGTGCAAGACGGCTACGCTGAGGAGTTTGGCGCAGCGGCGCAAAAGATAATGCAAGAAATTTACAAACTAAACGTACCGCTAAAAACGAGCCTAAATGTGGCGAAGGATTGGGGCGAGTTGAAGTAA